AGCACTGATCACATGGCCGTCGAGCCCTTCGACACCGTCGACCTCATCCGCACGAAGCGTTCCGGCGACGCCCTCGCCACCGCCGAGATCGACTGGCTGGTCGACGCGTACACGCGCGGTTACGTCGAGGACCCGCAGATGGCGGCGCTCGCGATGGCGATCTTCCTGAACGGCATGGAGCGGCGGGAGATCAAGGACCTCACGCTCGCGATGATCGCGTCGGGGGAGCGGATGTCCTTCGACGCCCTCGGCAAGACGACCGTGGACAAGCACTCCACCGGCGGCGTCGGCGACAAGATCACGCTGCCGCTCGCGCCCCTCGTCGCCTCGTTCGGCGTGGCCGTGCCGCAGCTGTCCGGCCGCGGGCTCGGCCACACCGGGGGGACGCTCGACAAGCTCGAGTCGATCCCGGGGTGGCAGGCGTCGATCTCGAACGACCGCATGATGTCGATCCTGTCCGACGTCGGCGCGGTGATCTGCGCGGCCGGTTCCGGGCTGGCACCGGCCGACAAGAAGCTCTACGCGCTCCGGGACATCACCGGCACCGTCGAGTGCATCCCCCTCATCGCGTCGAGCATCATGTCGAAGAAGATCGCCGAGGGCACCGGGGCGCTCGTGCTCGACGTCAAGTTCGGCTCGGGGGCGTTCATGCCCTCGTACGAGGCCTCGCGCGAGCTCGCGCAGACGATGGTCGACCTCGGGAACGACGCCGGGGTGAAGACCTCGGCGCTCCTGACCGACATGGAGGTCCCGCTCGGACTGACCATCGGCAACGCGCTCGAGGTTCGGGAGTCGGTCTCGGTGCTCGAGGGCGGGGGACCCGCGGACGTCGTGGAGCTGACCGTCGCGCTGGCGACCGAGATGCTCACGCTCGCCGGGCTGCCGGACGCCGATCCGGCTGCGGCCCTGGCGGACGGCCGGGCGATGGACACCTGGCGTCGGATGATCGCCGCGCAGGGTGGCGACCCCGCTGCTGCGCTGCCGGCCGCCCGAGAGCAGCACGTCGTCACCGCACCGGAGTCGGGCGTGCTCGTCTCGCAGGAGGCGCTGCCGTTCGGCGTCGCTGCCTGGCGTCTCGGTGCCGGTCGTGCCCGGGCACAGGACCCGGTGCAGGCGGGCGCCGGCATTGAGCTGCACGTCAAGCCGGGCGACACCGTGACCGCGGGGCAGCCGCTCTGGACGCTGCACACCGACGAGCCGGAGCGCTTCGACCGGGCGCTGGAGTCGCTCGAGGGCGCGTGGTCGATCGGACCGGCCGACTCGGCGGCGGCCGTCCGCGGGCCGATCGTGCGGGAGCGCATCGCGGGCTGACCCTGCCGCCCGCGCTGCTGCGTTCCTGCGGTCCGTGTGGGGAGCCTCCAGTCCGGTCGTCCGTCTGTTGTGCACAGGGGACGACGCAGGGTCGGTGACCACCGATAGCCTGGAACGCATGAGCGCCGACGCCACGACCTACCGCCTGCCCGACGCCGGAGCGGTCATCAACAACCTGCCGAAGGTCTCGTTGCACGACCACCTCGACGGGGGCCTGCGGCCGGCGACGATCATCGAACTCGCCGACGAAGCGGGCGTGGCGCTGCCGACCTCCGACGCCGGGGCGCTCGGTGCGTGGTTCGCCGACCAGTCCAACTCGGGCTCGCTCGTCGAGTACCTCAAGACGTTCGACGTCACCACCTCGGTGATGCAGACCGCGCCGCAGCTGCACCGGGTCGCGAAGGAGTTCGTCGAGGACCTCGTCGCCGACGGCGTCGTCTACGGCGAGATCCGGTGGGCACCCGAGCAGCACCTGCAGGGCGGGCTGACGCTCGACCAGACGGTGGAGGCCGTGCAGGCCGGCATCGAAGAGGCCGTCGACGCCGCCGGCGGATCGATCCGCATCGGGCAGCTCGTGACCGCGATGCGGCACGCCGACCGCGCGCAGGAGATCGCCGAACTCGCCGTGCGGCACCGCGACCGTGGGGTCGTCGGGTTCGACATCGCGGGTGCCGAAGCCGGCTTCCCGCCCGCGAACCACCGGGCCGCGTTCGACTGGCTGGCCGCGCAGCTCTTCCCGGTCACGGTCCACGCGGGGGAAGCCGACGGACTCGCCTCGATCCGGTCCGCCCTCGTCGACGGTCGCGCGCTCCGCCTCGGGCACGGCGTCCGGATCTTCGAGGACATCTCGCTGTCCGACGCCGGCGACGGGTCGACCCTCGCGTCGCTCGGTGAGATCGCGTCGTGGGTGCGCGACCGCGAGATCCCGCTGGAGGTCGCACCCTCGTCGAACCTGCAGACCGGCGCGATCGCCGCGTGGGGCGACGAGCTCGCCGACCACCCCTTCGACGTGCTGTACCAGCTCGGGTTCCGCGTCACGGTGAACACCGACAACCGCCTCATGAGCGACACCTCGCTGTCGAAGGAGCTCGCGCTCCTCGCCGGCACGTTCGGCTACGACCTCGACGACCTCGCCGCGTTCCAGATCAACGCCGCCCTGGGCTCGTTCCTCCCGCTCGAGGACCGCGAGGAGATCATCGCCACCATCACCGCAGGACACCAGGAGGCCTAGGACGTGCCGCTCCCACCGCTGCCGGACGACGCCGTCGTGCTCGGAGCCACCGCGCCGTCGTGGCGCGAAGCGCTCCGGCTGACCGGGGACGCCCTCGTCGCCTCCGGCGCCACCACCGAGCCGTACACGGACGCCATGATCGAGATGGTCGAGGAGCACGGCCCGTACATCGTCATCTCTCCCGGGCTCGCGTTCGCGCACGCCCGACCGGGGTCGTCGGTGGTCCGGGACGGCCTCGCGCTCGTCACGCTCGCGTCGCCGGTGGCGTTCGGACACCCGCACAACGACCCCGTGCGGGTCGTGCTCGGGCTCGCCGTCGCCGAGGTCGGGACGCACCTGGAGTCGATCGGCGAGATCGCGAACACCTTCAACGACGACACCGTGACGTCGCGGTTGGCGGCTGCGGGCACGGCGGACGAGGTCCGGGCGATCCTCGGGGTCGCGTCGGCCGGGCGTGCCGGTGCTGCCGGGGGTGCGGCGTGAAGATCGTGACGATCTGCGGCGCCGGCATCGGGTCGAGCGGGATCCTCAAGGTGAACGCCGATAAGGCGCTGGCGTCGCTCGGGCTGAGTGCCTCCGTGGTGGCCGCGGACGTCGCCTCGGTGCGCGACGTCGCCGAGGACGCGAACGTCATCCTGACGAGCCAGGAGTTCGTCGAGGCGATCGGGGACACCTACGCCGAGGTCATCGTGATCCGGAACCACTTCGACCAGGGCGAGATCACGGCGGCGGTGGACCGGGCGCTCGGGGAGCACTGAGCCGCTCGCGTGTGCGCTGCGGGCGTGCGGTCGCGCGTGTGCGCTGCGGGCGTGCGGTCGCGCGTGTGCGCTGCGGGCGTGCGGTCGCGCGTGTGCGCTGCGGGCGTGCCGTCGGCGCGCCCTAGGATCGGTGCATGAGCACGGACAACCCGCTGAACGACCCCGCCGCCGACCCGTTCGAGGTCGCGCGCGCCGCCGCCGACGTCATCGCGTCGAAGTCGGGGATCGAGCGGCACGACATCGCCCTGACCCTCGGATCCGGATGGGGCAAGGCCGCCGACATCATCGGTGAGACGGTCTCCGAGATCCCCGCGTCGGAGGTCCCGGGCTTCAGCGCCTCAGCCGTTCCCGGCCACTCCGGCACGGTGCGCTCCATCGCCCTCCCGGACGGCCGTCACGCCCTCGTGATCGGTGCCCGGACGCACTACTACGAGAACCACGGCGTCCGCCGCGTCGTGCACAGCGTCCGTACCGCTGCGGCGACCGGCGCCTCGGTGATGATCCTCACGAACGGTGCCGGTGGCATCAAGGAGCACTGGACGCCCGGCACGCCGGTCCTCATCAGCGACCACATCAACCTGACCGCCGACAGCCCGCTCGAGGGCGCGACCTTCGTCGACCTCACCGACCTCTACTCGGCACGACTCCGTGCGGTCGCCCGCGGCGTGGACCCCTCGCTGGACGAAGGCGTCTACACGCAGTTCCGCGGCCCGCACTACGAGACCCCGGCCGAGGTGCAGATGGCGAAGACGATCGGTGGGCACATCGTCGGCATGTCCACCGCACTCGAGGCCATCGCCGCGCGGCAGGCCGGCATGGAGGTGCTCGGGTTCTCCCTCATCACGAACCTCGCCGCGGGCATCCAGAAGACGCCGCTGTCGCACGCCGAGGTGCTCGAGGCCGGCCGCGAAGCCGAGCCGCGGATCGCCGACCTCCTCGCCCGTGTGGTCGCGGCGATCGGGTCGCCGGACGCCGTCGACGGATCCGCACTGTGAAGCTCGACGTCGACGCGGTCGTCGCCGCCGGGCGTGCCTGGTCCGCGCAGGACCCCGACGACGAGACCCGTGCCGAGCTCGACGCGGCCGTCGCGGCAGCGGCGACCGGGGACGGACCCGCCGTGCAGGAGCTCGCCGCACGCTTGGCCGGTCGTCTGGCGTTCGGCACCGCGGGACTCCGCGCCGAGCTCGGGTACGGCCCGCTGCGCATGAACCGCGTCGTGGTGACCCAGGCCGCCGCTGGGCTCGCCCGCTTCCTGATCGACTCCGGCCGCTCGCGCAGCGTCGTCATCGGCTACGACGGGCGCGTCAACTCCGACGTCTTCGCCCGCGACTCCGCCGAGGTCATGCGCGGCCTCGGGCTCGACGTCACCCTACTGCCGTCCGCGCTGCCCACCCCGGTGCTGGCGTTCGCGGTCCGGCACCTCGGGGTCGGCGCGGGCGTGATGGTCACGGCGAGCCACAACCCGCCGCGTGACAACGGCTACAAGGTGTACCTCGGCGAGGGTGATGAGGGCTCGCAGATCGTCCCCCCGGTCGACGCGACCATCGCCGCGGCCATCGATGCGGTCGCAACAGGGTCGATCGCCGACCTGCCACGGGCGACCGACTACACCGTCGCGGGCCCGGACCTGCTCGACGCCTACGTCACCGCGACGGCCGCGACCGTCCCCGCACCGGCGCTCGGGGTCCCGGACCAGCCGTCGGTCGTCTACACGGCGATGCACGGCGTCGGGTGGGAGACCGCCCGTGCCGTGTTCGAGCGGGCCGGGTACGCCGTCCCCGCCACGGTGCCGGAGCAGATCGAGCCGGACGGAGCGTTCCCGACGGTGTCGTTCCCGAACCCGGAGGAGCCGGGCGCCATGGACCTCGCGGTCGCTCGGGGTGTCGACGCCGACGCCGACGTGGTCATCGCGAACGACCCGGACGCCGATCGGCTCGCACTCGCGATCCCGGACGGTGCCGGCTCCTTCCGACGGCTCTCCGGCAACGAGGTCGGCTGGCTCCTCGGGTGGCAGGCCGCCGTCCGTGCGGCGTCGGACGGACGGGGCGGCACGCTCGCTGCGTCCATCGTGTCCTCGCCCGCGCTCGCCCGGGTCGCCGAACGCCACGGCCTGGCGTACCGGGACACCCTGACCGGCTTCAAGTGGGTGTCGCGCGTGCCGGACCTGGTGTTCGGCTACGAGGAGGCGCTCGGCTACCTGGTCGACCCCGACGTCGTCCGCGACAAGGACGGCATCTCCGCGGCCCTCGCGCTGCTCGACCTCGCCACGACGCTCGCGGCTTCCGGGCAGACCATCGCGGACCGCCTCGAGGCCTTCGCCGCCGAGTTCGGGGCGTTCGCGTCCGGGCAGGTGGCGACGCGTGTGGACGACCTGTCGCGCATCGGGGAGATCATGGCCGCGCTCCGGGCCGACCCGCCGTCGTCGCTCGGGCCGGTGGCCGTGCGCGCCGTGACGGACTACGCGGACGGGGCCGACGGGTTCCCGCCGTCGGACATCCTGCGGTACGACCTCGAGGGCGACGCCCGCGTGATCGTCCGGCCGAGCGGGACCGAGCCGAAGGTCAAGGTCTACATCGACACCGTCGCGACGACCTCCGCCGAGGCCCAGGCCCTCGCCGACGCCCTCGCCGCCGCCGTCCGCCCCCTCGTGTCGTAGCGCCGCACCCTCCAGAACCAGGTTCCGGACACAGCACCGCGCCTTTCCGCGGTGCTGTGTCCGTTCCGCGGTGTCGAGCGCGCCCGTGCCCGTTCGACCGCCACACGAAACGAAATCCGCTCGGCGCTCATGCACAACGCGAGAGGGGTGCGCTGGCGTCCACAGCTCGCGCAGGCCTTGCAGACGAGCAGGGGGAGCCCGTCGAAGCTGGGGCGATGGACCGGCTGCCGCTCTTCTCCATCCCCGCCGACGAGAGCGCCGCACGAGGCGCCCGACGACGACGCGTCGACGGTGGTCACGTGCGCGTCGGCTACGGCGTCACGACCTCGGCTGCGGCGTTCCGCGACGCGTCGGAAGTCACCCGCCATCGTGCCAGGATCGACGCTGTCGTCAGCCGCTCGAAGTCCAGCTTGATCGTCTCTCACGAGTCAGCTGTGGTCATGCTCGGACTCCCGTGGTTCGGGCCGTTGCCCGAGCGTGTCCTGTTCACCGACCCCGGACGAGACCGAGCGCAGCGGCTGCGGTTCAGTGACAAGGTGCCGGCTCGGGGGCGTCACGTGAGCACCGTCGCGATCGACGGGATCGAGACGACCGATCTCGTCGAGACCGCCGTCGACGTCGCGCTCCGTGCGGACCGTGGACACGCCATCGTCGTGCTCGACGCGGTACTCCGGCGTGGCGCCTCGCGGGAGCTGCTGCTCGTCGAACTGTCCCGTCGCACGCACCGGCGCGGCGTTGCTCGGGCGCGGCGACTGATCGAGATCGCGGACGGGAGCAATGAATCTCCGGGTGAGAGCCTGACCCACCTCGTCGCCCACGATGTCGGACTCCCAGCGCCGGTCCTGCAACACGAGTTCCGGGTCGTCGGTCGATTCGTCGCCCGCGTCGACTTCTGGTTCCCCGAACAGGGGGTCGTCATCGAGTTCGACGGACTCGCCAAGTACCGAGACCGGACACTGCGAGGGACACGCACACCGGAGGACGTCGTGGTCGACGAGAAGCTCCGAGAAGACGCCGTCCGTTCCCTTCCGGAAGTCCGCGGCTTCGGACGGGTGACGTGGCGCGATGTCCTTCCCGGCGGAGCCGCGCCGACTGTCTTCGCTCATGCCGGGTTGCCCGTGTCACGAGTTGTCCGGACCACTCCGCCGTGGTGAAACACCTTGAAACGGACACAGCACCGCGGAAAACCACGGTGCTGTGTCCGGAACCTGGTTCCTCGGCGCTCGCCCGCGGCCGCGCTACGCGAGCTCGAGCAGCACGTGGCCGGACGAGATCGTCTGGCCGACGGGGGCGTTGAGCGCCTTCACGACGCCGTCGCGGGTCGCCTGCACGGGCTGCTCCATCTTCATGGCCTCGAGCACGACGAGCAGGTCGCCCTTCACCACGGTGTCACCCTCGGCGACCGCGACCTTCACGACGGTGGCCTGCATCGGCGACGTCACCGAGCCGGACGACGCCAACCCACCGCGAACGCCGGACGACCGACGCTTCGGGGGAGCGGTCGGGCCCGCGGGGCGGCGGCCGGCCGCACCGGCAGCGCCACCGCCGACGATCGACGGCATGGTGACCTCGATGCGCTTGCCCTGCACCTCGACCACGACGGTGTCGCGCGACGCCGGAGCGGGGAGCTCCTCGGTCGCACCGCTCCACGCGGGGATGTCGTTCTGGAAGTCGGTCTCGATCCACTGCGTGTAGACGGAGAAGGGCGTCTCGTCGTCCGTGGCGAACGCCGGGTCGGACACGACGGCGCGGTGGAACGGCAGCACGGTCGGCAGACCCGTGACCTCGAACTCGGCGAGTGCTCGCCGCGAGCGTTCCAAGGCCTCGGAGCGCGTCGCGCCGGTGACGATGAGCTTCGCGAGCATCGAGTCGAACGAGCCGGACACGACGTCACCGGAGACGACACCGGAGTCGACGCGGACGCCGGGGCCGGACGGGGCGGTGAAGGCGTGCACGGGGCCGGGCGCGGGGAAGAAGTTGCGACCCGGGTCCTCGCCGTTGATGCGGAACTCGAACGAGTGGCCGCGGGGCGTCGGGTCGGAGTAGTCGAGCGTGCCGCCCTCGGCGATGCGGAACTGCTCGCGGACGAGGTCGATGCCCGTGACCTCCTCCGAGACGCAGTGCTCGACCTGCAGGCGGGTGTTGACCTCGAGGAACGACACGGTGCCGTCGGCGCCGATGAGGAACTCGCACGTGCCGGCGCCGACGTAGCCGACCTCGCGCAGGATCGCCTTCGACGACTCGTACAGCCGTTCGGTCTGCGACGCCGTCAGGTACGGCGCCGGGGCCTCCTCGACGAGCTTCTGGTGGCGGCGCTGCAGCGAGCAGTCGCGCGTCGAGACGATGACGACGTTGCCGTGCTCGTCGGCGAGGCACTGCGTCTCGACGTGGCGCGGCTCGTCGAGGTACTTCTCGACGAAGCACTCGCCGCGGCCGAACGCCGCGATGGCCTCGCGCGTCGCCGACTCGAAGAGCTCTTCCACCTGGTCTCGCGAGCGGACCACCTTCAGGCCACGGCCACCGCCGCCGAACGCCGCCTTGATCGCGACGGGGAGCCCGACCTGGTCGACGAAGTCGAAGACCTCGGACACGTCCTGCACGGGCTCGATCGTCCCCGGTGCGAGCGGCGCGCCGACCTTCTCGGCCACGTGCCGCGCGGAGACCTTGTCACCGAGGCGCTCGATCGACTCGGGCGACGGGCCGATCCAGGTCAGCCCGGCGTCGATGACGGCGCGGGCGAAGTCGGCGTTCTCGGCGAGGAACCCGTACCCCGGGTGCACGGCGTCGGCACCGGAACGGCGGGCGACCGAGATGATCTTGTCGATCACGAGGTAGGTGTCGGCGCTCGTGGTGCCGTTCAGGGCGTACGCCTCGTCGGCGAGGCGGGCGTGCAGCGCGTCGCGGTCCTGGTCGGCGTAGACCGCGACCGATGCCTTGCCTGCGT
This is a stretch of genomic DNA from Curtobacterium sp. 458. It encodes these proteins:
- a CDS encoding thymidine phosphorylase, translated to MAVEPFDTVDLIRTKRSGDALATAEIDWLVDAYTRGYVEDPQMAALAMAIFLNGMERREIKDLTLAMIASGERMSFDALGKTTVDKHSTGGVGDKITLPLAPLVASFGVAVPQLSGRGLGHTGGTLDKLESIPGWQASISNDRMMSILSDVGAVICAAGSGLAPADKKLYALRDITGTVECIPLIASSIMSKKIAEGTGALVLDVKFGSGAFMPSYEASRELAQTMVDLGNDAGVKTSALLTDMEVPLGLTIGNALEVRESVSVLEGGGPADVVELTVALATEMLTLAGLPDADPAAALADGRAMDTWRRMIAAQGGDPAAALPAAREQHVVTAPESGVLVSQEALPFGVAAWRLGAGRARAQDPVQAGAGIELHVKPGDTVTAGQPLWTLHTDEPERFDRALESLEGAWSIGPADSAAAVRGPIVRERIAG
- a CDS encoding phospho-sugar mutase; the protein is MKLDVDAVVAAGRAWSAQDPDDETRAELDAAVAAAATGDGPAVQELAARLAGRLAFGTAGLRAELGYGPLRMNRVVVTQAAAGLARFLIDSGRSRSVVIGYDGRVNSDVFARDSAEVMRGLGLDVTLLPSALPTPVLAFAVRHLGVGAGVMVTASHNPPRDNGYKVYLGEGDEGSQIVPPVDATIAAAIDAVATGSIADLPRATDYTVAGPDLLDAYVTATAATVPAPALGVPDQPSVVYTAMHGVGWETARAVFERAGYAVPATVPEQIEPDGAFPTVSFPNPEEPGAMDLAVARGVDADADVVIANDPDADRLALAIPDGAGSFRRLSGNEVGWLLGWQAAVRAASDGRGGTLAASIVSSPALARVAERHGLAYRDTLTGFKWVSRVPDLVFGYEEALGYLVDPDVVRDKDGISAALALLDLATTLAASGQTIADRLEAFAAEFGAFASGQVATRVDDLSRIGEIMAALRADPPSSLGPVAVRAVTDYADGADGFPPSDILRYDLEGDARVIVRPSGTEPKVKVYIDTVATTSAEAQALADALAAAVRPLVS
- a CDS encoding biotin carboxylase N-terminal domain-containing protein yields the protein MPRISKVLIANRGEIAVRIIRAARDAGKASVAVYADQDRDALHARLADEAYALNGTTSADTYLVIDKIISVARRSGADAVHPGYGFLAENADFARAVIDAGLTWIGPSPESIERLGDKVSARHVAEKVGAPLAPGTIEPVQDVSEVFDFVDQVGLPVAIKAAFGGGGRGLKVVRSRDQVEELFESATREAIAAFGRGECFVEKYLDEPRHVETQCLADEHGNVVIVSTRDCSLQRRHQKLVEEAPAPYLTASQTERLYESSKAILREVGYVGAGTCEFLIGADGTVSFLEVNTRLQVEHCVSEEVTGIDLVREQFRIAEGGTLDYSDPTPRGHSFEFRINGEDPGRNFFPAPGPVHAFTAPSGPGVRVDSGVVSGDVVSGSFDSMLAKLIVTGATRSEALERSRRALAEFEVTGLPTVLPFHRAVVSDPAFATDDETPFSVYTQWIETDFQNDIPAWSGATEELPAPASRDTVVVEVQGKRIEVTMPSIVGGGAAGAAGRRPAGPTAPPKRRSSGVRGGLASSGSVTSPMQATVVKVAVAEGDTVVKGDLLVVLEAMKMEQPVQATRDGVVKALNAPVGQTISSGHVLLELA
- a CDS encoding adenosine deaminase, with product MSADATTYRLPDAGAVINNLPKVSLHDHLDGGLRPATIIELADEAGVALPTSDAGALGAWFADQSNSGSLVEYLKTFDVTTSVMQTAPQLHRVAKEFVEDLVADGVVYGEIRWAPEQHLQGGLTLDQTVEAVQAGIEEAVDAAGGSIRIGQLVTAMRHADRAQEIAELAVRHRDRGVVGFDIAGAEAGFPPANHRAAFDWLAAQLFPVTVHAGEADGLASIRSALVDGRALRLGHGVRIFEDISLSDAGDGSTLASLGEIASWVRDREIPLEVAPSSNLQTGAIAAWGDELADHPFDVLYQLGFRVTVNTDNRLMSDTSLSKELALLAGTFGYDLDDLAAFQINAALGSFLPLEDREEIIATITAGHQEA
- a CDS encoding purine-nucleoside phosphorylase, translated to MSTDNPLNDPAADPFEVARAAADVIASKSGIERHDIALTLGSGWGKAADIIGETVSEIPASEVPGFSASAVPGHSGTVRSIALPDGRHALVIGARTHYYENHGVRRVVHSVRTAAATGASVMILTNGAGGIKEHWTPGTPVLISDHINLTADSPLEGATFVDLTDLYSARLRAVARGVDPSLDEGVYTQFRGPHYETPAEVQMAKTIGGHIVGMSTALEAIAARQAGMEVLGFSLITNLAAGIQKTPLSHAEVLEAGREAEPRIADLLARVVAAIGSPDAVDGSAL
- a CDS encoding PTS sugar transporter subunit IIB; translation: MKIVTICGAGIGSSGILKVNADKALASLGLSASVVAADVASVRDVAEDANVILTSQEFVEAIGDTYAEVIVIRNHFDQGEITAAVDRALGEH
- a CDS encoding PTS sugar transporter subunit IIA, producing the protein MPLPPLPDDAVVLGATAPSWREALRLTGDALVASGATTEPYTDAMIEMVEEHGPYIVISPGLAFAHARPGSSVVRDGLALVTLASPVAFGHPHNDPVRVVLGLAVAEVGTHLESIGEIANTFNDDTVTSRLAAAGTADEVRAILGVASAGRAGAAGGAA